TCTGCGGGGCGGTCGCGACGACGATCTGGCGGTCGTACGACGGGTCGGTCAGGGTCTCCTGGTAGCCGGTCATGCCGGTGGAGAACACCGCTTCGCCGAAGGTCTCCCCCACGGCCCCGAAGGCACGGCCCCGGAAGATCCGGCCGTCCTCCAGGACGAGTACGGCGGGAGTCTTGTCGGCTCCCCTGGTGGAGGTCGTCATCGTGCGCCTTCCGTCGTGTTGTTCTTGATGGTGCTGTTCTTGATCATGGAGTTGATGGCGTCGACCCACGCGGTGTGCTCGGCCGCCGTGTCCGAGCGGAAGCCGGAGTCGATCAGCTTGTCGCCGTGCGCCCAGGTCACCACCAGCAGTCCGCCCTCGGTGAGGACCTTGCCGGCGATGCCCTTGCCGAGCAGCGCCTCGCGCAGCGCGCCGGCGGGGATGAAGAAGTCGGTCGCACCGGGGCGTACGACGTCCACTCCCGCGTCCGTCAGGGTGAGCTCGACCCGGCTGCGGGTGCCCAGACCGTGCGCCACGATGCGGTCGAGCCACTGCCCGGCGGTGGTGGAGCCGTGGTAGCGGCCGCTCATCGTCAGTCTCGCCTCGCCGGGCTCTTCCGGCGCGCCGGGCAGCTCGGGCAGGTCGCCCTGGAGCGTGCCGCGCCACTTCCAGCCCTCGCGCATCAGCCAGTAGACGAGCGCGATGAACAGGCCGAGGCCGACCACCCAGCCGATGCGCGCGGCCCAGTCGGTCACCGCGGCCGATTCCTTCTCGGCCGCGAGCAGAAGTGCAGCAGATGTCACGTGAGCTTCCCGTCGACGAGCGTGGCCTTGCCCCGGAGCCAGGTGTGGGTGACACGGCCCGGCAGCTCACGCCCCTCGTACGGGGTGTTCCGGCTGCGCGAGGCGAAGCCCGCGGGGTCCACGGACCCACGGTATGCCGTGTCGACGAGCGTGAGGTTGGCGGGCTCACCAGCCGAGACGGGACGCCCGTGCCCCGTGGCCCGGCCGATCTGGGCGGGCTTGAAGGACATGCGCTCGGCGACCCCGGCCCAGTCCAGCAGGCCCGTCTCCACCATCGTCTCCTGGACCACTGACAACGCGGTCTCCAGGCCGACCATGCCCATGGCGGCCGCGGCCCACTCGCAGTCCTTGTCCTCGTGCGGGTGCGGGGCGTGGTCGGTGGCGACGATGTCGATCGTGCCGTCGGCGAGCGCCTCGCGCAGGGCGAGCACGTCGCGCTCGGTGCGCAGCGGCGGGTTGACCTTGTAGACGGGGTTGTAGCTGCGCACCAGCTCGTCCGTGAGGAGGAGGTGGTGCGGGGTGACCTCGGCGGTGACGTCGATGCCGCGGGACTTGGCCCAGCGGACGATCTCGACCGACCCGGCGGTGGAGAGGTGGCAGATGTGCACCCGGGAGCCGACGTGCTCGGCGAGCAGGACATCCCGGGCGATGATCGATTCTTCGGCCACCGCGGGCCAGCCCCCGAGCCCCAGCTCGGCGGAGACGACGCCCTCGTTCATCTGGGCGCCCTCGGTCAGCCGCGGCTCCTGCGCGTGCTGGGCGACGACCCCGCCGAAGGCCTTCACGTACTCCAGCGCGCGGCGCATGATCACGGCGTCGTCGACGCACCTGCCGTCGTCGGAGAAGACGGTGACCCCGGCGGCCGACTCGTGCATGGCGCCCAGCTCGGCGAGCTTCCTGCCCTCCAGGCCGACCGTGACCGCGCCGATCGGCTGCACGTCGCAGTAGCCGTGGTCCCGGCCGAGCCGGTAGACCTGCTCGACCACACCGGCGGTGTCGGCCACGGGGAAGGTGTTGGCCATGGCGAAGACGGCCGTGAATCCGCCCGAGGCCGCCGCGCGCGTACCGGTGAGGACCGTCTCGGAGTCCTCGCGGCCGGGCTCGCGCAGATGGGTGTGCAGGTCGACCAGCCCCGGCAGCAGCACCTTGCCGCCGGCCTCGACGACCTCCGCGCCGTCCGCGCCGAGACCGACGCCGACCTCGGCGATCGTCCCGCCGTCGATCAGGACGTCCTGCGGCTCACCGCCGAGCACCTTCGCACCACGGATCAGGATCTTGCTCATGTTGTTACTTCTCCTCGGTGGTACGGGCGTGGCTGACGGCGGGTTCGTTGCCGCCCAGGAGCAGGTAGAGGACGGCCATCCGGATGGACACGCCGTTGGCGACCTGTTCGATGACGGTGCAGCGCTCGGAGTCGGCGACCGCGGCGGTGATCTCCATGCCACGGACCATCGGGCCGGGGTGCATCACGATGGCGTGCTCGGGCATCCGTGCCATCCGGTCGCCGTCGAGGCCGTAGCGCCGGGAGTACTCGCGCTCGGTCGGGAAGAACGCGGCGTTCATCCGCTCGCGCTGCACGCGCAGCATCATCACCGCGTCGGACTTCGGAAGCGTGCTGTCGAGGTCGTACGACACCTCGCAGGGCCACGACTCGATGCCGACCGGCACCAGGGTGGGCGGGGCGACGAGGGTGACCTCGGCGCCGAGGGTGTGCAGCAGGTCGACGTTGGAGCGGGCGACCCGGCTGTGCAGGATGTCCCCGACGATCGTGATGTGCCGGCCGGAGAGGTCCTGCCCGATCCCGGCGTCCCGGCCGATGAGCCGGCGGCGCATGGTGAAGGCGTCCAGGAGGGCCTGGGTGGGGTGCTGGTGGGTGCCGTCGCCCGCGTTGATGACGACGGCGTCGATCCAGTCGGAGGTGGCCAGCCGGTACGGCGCTCCGGAGGCGCCGTGCCGGATGACGACCGCGTCGACGCCCATCGCCTCCAGGGTCTGCGCGGTGTCCTTCAGGGACTCGCCCTTGGACACCGATGATCCCTTGGCGGAGAAGTTGATCACGTCCGCGGAGAGACGCTTCTCGGCGGCCTCGAAGGAGATACGCGTGCGCGTGGAGTCCTCGAAGAAGAGGTTGACGATGGTGCGGCCGCGCAGGGTCGGCAGTTTCTTGATGGGCCGGTCGGCGACCCGGGCCATCTCCTCGGCGGTGTCGAGGATCAGGACGGCGTCGTCGCGGGTGAGGTCGGCGGCCGAGATGAGATGACGCTGCATCTGTCAGGCTCCGTAAGGCAGTTCACGTATGGGGAGATCACGGGCGTGCAGGGGCACGGCGGCGGGACGTACGGCACACAGGGCCGTACGCGCGCGTGCTACTGCTGGGCGGTCTGCTTCACACCGAGCAGCACGGCGTCGCGACCGTCCTCCTCGGCGAGCAGGACCTTGACCGTCTCCCGCAGCGACGTGGGGAGGTTCTTGCCGACGTAGTCGGCGCGGATGGGCAGCTCGCGGTGGCCGCGGTCGACGAGGACCGCGAGCTGCACCGCGCGCGGGCGCCCGATGTCGTTCAGGGCGTCGAGGGCGGCGCGGATGGTGCGGCCCGAGAAGAGCACGTCGTCGACGAGGACGACCAGCCTGCCGTCGAGGCCGTCGCCGGGGATCTCGGTGCGGGCCAGCGCACGCGGCGGGTGCATGCGCAGGTCGTCGCGGTACATCGTGATGTCGAGGGAGCCGACCGGGATCTTGCGGTCGGTGATCTCCTCCAGCTTGGCCGCGAGCCGCTGGGCGAGGAAGACGCCACGGGTCGGGATGCCGAGGAGCACCACGTCGTCGGCGCCCCTGGCGCGTTCGACGATCTCGTGGGCGATGCGCGTCAGCACGCGCGCGATGTCGGGGCCTTCGAGAACGGGCCGCGCATCGACTTGCCGGGGATCCTGCGGAATGTCCTGCTTGTCCATAAGAAACGGACCTCCTTCTCCGCCTCACGGGACGGACCTTAAAGGACGTCGGATTTGCGCCATCCACGGTAGCAGGCCGGAAGGACACCCTGATCACCCCCTTGGCGTAACCGGCCACGGATACCACGGAAGAGTCGGTGTGGACCATTCGGCTTGACGCAGAAGAATCACGCTGCGTAACCTCACAGTGAGTCACCAGCACGCGGCCCAGCCGCGTCTACCCAGTGCCGGGGAGCTATATGTCCAGCGAATACGCCAAACAACTCGGGGCCAAGCTCCGCGCGATCCGCACCCAGCAGGGCCTTTCCCTCCACGGTGTCGAGGAGAAGTCCCAGGGACGCTGGAAGGCGGTCGTGGTCGGTTCGTACGAGCGCGGCGACCGCGCCGTGACCGTGCAGCGCCTTGCCGAGCTGGCGGATTTCTACGGGGTTCCGGTGCAGGAGCTGCTGCCGGGCACCACGCCGGGCGGGGCGGCCGAGCCCCCGCCGAAGCTGGTCCTGGACCTGGAGCGACTGGCCCATGTGCCGGTCGAGAAGGCGGGCCCCCTCCAGCGGTACGCCGCCACGATCCAGTCCCAGCGCGGTGACTACAACGGCAAGGTGCTGTCGATCCGCCAGGACGACCTGCGCACCCTCGCCGTCATCTACGACCAGTCGCCTTCGGTCCTGACCGAGCAGCTGATCAGCTGGGGCGTCCTGGACGCGGACGCGCGTCGCGCGGTCTCCCACGAGGAGAACTAGCCGCTCCGCGGTTGAGCAGAAACGTACCCTCGGAGGTGGCCGGAACCTGACGGTTCCGGCCACCTCCGCTTTTGGCGCGAACATGCCGCAGGGCCCACAGCGTGCGCTGTGGGCCCTGCGGCATGTTCGCGCCCCGAGGGGGCGCGGGGAACTGCGCGACGAGCCACAGACGGCCCTCAGGCCTCCTACGGCCCGCAGTTCCCCGGCTTCCCGCGGAGCTACTCGCGCCGCAGGGACGGCTTGAGCTCCTTGAGGCGGCCGAGCAGGCCGTTGACGAACGAGGGCGACTCGTCCGTGGAGAACTCCTTGGCCAGCTGCACCATCTCGTCGAGGACGACCGCGTCCGGAGTCTCGTCGGCCCAGATCAGCTCGTAGGCGCCGAGACGGAGGATGTTGCGGTCGACGACCGGCATCCGGTCCAGCGTCCAGCCGACCGAGTACTGGGAGATCAGCTCGTCGATGCGCCGCGCGTGCTGCGCGTAGCCCTCGACGAGCTGCATCGTGAACTCGCTCACCGGCGGCTGCCGGGTGTCGGCCCGGGAGAGCCGGATCCAGTCCCCGAGGACGGTCAGGACGTCGGCTCCGCGCTGGTCGCCCTCGAAGAGGATCTGGAAGGCGCGCTTGCGGGCCGTGTTGCGGGCAGCCACGGTTAGCTGTTCACCCGGCCGAGGTAGTCGCTGGTGCGGGTGTCGACCTTGATCTTCTCTCCGGTGGTGATGAAGAGCGGGACCTGGATCTGGTGACCGGTCTCCAGGGTGGCGGGCTTGGTGCCACCCGTGGAACGGTCGCCCTGCAGGCCCGGCTCGGTCTCCTGGACGACGAGCTCGACGGCGGCCGGCAGCTCTACGAAGAGCACCTCGCCCTCGTGCTGCGCCACGGTGGCCGTGAAGCCCTCGATCAGGAAGTTGGCGGCGTCGCCGACGGCCTTGCGGTCGACCATGAGCTGGTCGTAGGTCTCCATGTCCATGAAGACGAAGTACTCGCCGTCCATGTAGGAGAACTGCATGTCGCGCTTGTCGACAGTGGCCGTCTCGACCTTGACGCCGGCGTTGAACGTCTTGTCGACGACCTTGCCGGAAAGCACGTTCTTGAGCTTGGTGCGCACGAAGGCCGGGCCCTTGCCGGGCTTGACGTGCTGGAACTCGACGACGGACCAGAGCTGGCCGCCTTCGAGCTTGAGCACCAGGCCGTTCTTGAGGTCGTTCGTGGAAGCCACGGTTGCGGAATCTCCTGGACTGACGTGGACGACCCCGGGGCACGCACTCCTACAGCGCGAGCAGCTCCTTGGTCGTGATGGTGAGTAGCTCGGGTCCGCCGTCCGCCTCTGGGCGTACGACGAGCGTGTCATCGATCCGGACGCCGCCCCGGCCCGGGAGGTGGACCCCGGGTTCGACGGTGACCGGCACGCAAGCGTCCAGTTTACCCATGGCCGCGGGAGTCAACTGCGGGTCCTCTTCGATTTCGAGTCCGACACCGTGTCCCATGAGTGCCGGAAGGCCCTCGGTATGCCCCGCGGAGTCCAGCACCTGGCGGGCCGCGCGGTCCACGTCACGGTAGGCGGCGCCGGGCGCCAGGGCCTCGCGTCCGGCCCGCTGAGCGGCGAAGACGAGGTCGTAGAGCTCGATCTGCCAGTCGGCCGGAGACGTCCCGATCACGAAAGTACGGCCGATCTCACACCGGTAGCCGCGGTAGGCCGCCCCCAGGCAGACAGTGAGGAAGTCGCCTTCCTCGACCCGCCGGTCGGTGGGCCGGTGGCCGCGCCGGCCGGAGTTCGGTCCGGAGGCGACCGAGGTGGCGAAAGCGGCGCCGTCGGCGCCGTGGTCGACGAGGCGGCGCTCCAGTTCGAGGGCGAGGTGCCGTTCCGTCCGCCCGACGAGGATGGACTCCAGCAGCTCCCCCAGGGCCTGGTCGGCGATCTCGGCGCCGATCCGCAGGCAGGAGATCTCCTCCTCGTCCTTCACCACCCTCAGCTGTTCGACCGCGCCGCCCAGGTCGCCGAGACGCAGGCGCGGGGCGACCGAGCGGAGTGCCCGGTGGCGGGCCACCGTGAGGTGGTGCTCCTCGACCGCGAGGGAGTCTCCGCCCCGGGCCGTGAGGAGGTCGGCGGCGGCGACCGCCGGATCGCCTCCGGCGCGGGAGAGGGAGTGCACGCGCAGGGCGTCGTCCGGCCGTCCTCCGCCCGGACGGTCGTCCGGCGGGCCGGTGCACACGAGGAGGTCCTCGCCTCTGCCCAGCAGCAGGACGGCACCGTGCGGGGACGCGCCCGCCAGGTATCTCACGTTGGCGGGGCTGGAGATCAGCGCGGCGGCGCTGCCGCCGGCGTTGCAGCGCTCTCTCAGCCGTGTGCGACGGGACGCGTAGACCTCTGACATGACACGAGCGTAGGAGGGGTGGCTGGATTGTGCCGGTTGGGAGGGCGTTCGGGGGAACCGGGGAGGGACACGCATGGTTGTCTGCCCACTACCGGGCAGTTTGCCGCGCCCACGCGGCGGAGCCGCACATCGGCACGGTCCCGCGCCCCTGGGTCGGCTGCCCCCTCTGGCGGTTGGAAGGGCTCTACCACTTCGGGGGGCTTGCTATGGCCCTTGCCAGTACGTCGTCCAGGAGCCTTGCCGTTGTGGGGACGTCGAGTTGGGTGTTGTCGATGATGGGGAGGCCGGAGCCGTACCAGCCGGCCATGCGGCCGTGGATGCGGGCGACCTCCTCGTCCGTGAGGCGGCGGTTGCCGGAGCGTTCGGCGTTGCGCTCCAGGACCACTTCGAGGCCGGGGAGGAGGACGACGGGCAGGAGGCCGGGCCCCACGTGTCGTTTCCAGCCACCCAGGCCCACGGCCGGGCGGTCGGGGAAGATCGCGTCGTCCAGGATGCACGAGATGCCGTTGGCCAGAAAGTTACGCGCGGCGAAGCCGCAGGTGCGGCGGGCCAGACGGTACTGGGCCTCGGAGTGGTCGTTCCACCCGGACTGCGGGTCGGCGAAGCCCGAGCGGACCCATTCGCGTACGTCGTCGAGGCTGACGTGGGCGGTGGGCACCCGGCGGTGGTCGGCCCAGTACTTGGCGACGCTGGTCTTGCCGGCGCCCGCGGGGCCGATCAGCAGGACCGCGAGCGTCGTGGCCGTCGGGTCGGGGACGGTCGGCGCGGGCGGTGCGCTGGGCATGGGCACGGGGCCGCCGGGCGGCAGCGGTACGTGCCCGGTGGCGTCGGCGCCCGGCGGGACGGGGGCGTGCTGCGGGGCGGGCGGGTGCGGCACGGGCGGGACCGGCGGGTGGGGCGCGGGCGGGGCCGGGCCCGAGGGGGCCCCGAGGTATCCCGGCTGCGGCTGCGGCTGGGGGGCGCTGCCCGGCTGGTGCGACCAGCCGGCGGCCGGACCGTGCCCCGGCTGGTGGGGCGGCGGCAGCGGAGAACCCACTGCGTGCTGCATCCGGTGCCACTCCGTCTCGTACAGGCAATGGGCGCTGGCTGTAGGGGTGCGGACCCCTCTTCGCTACTGAACGGTACCGCCCCCGACCGTCGTTTGGTGAACGGCCGGGGGCGGTCCGAAGTGCCCGGTGCGCAAGGCGAATCGGGCGGAAGGGAACCGGGCGGACGTACCCGCCCGCCCCGCGGTCCTACTCGCCCACCTCGCCGTACGCGGCGAGCAGGACGGCCGGGTCGGGACCTTCCAGAACGGTCGGCTTGGCCAGGCCGTCCAGGACGATGAAGCGCAGCAGGTCGCCGCGGGACTTCTTGTCGACCTTCATGTTCTCGAGCAGCTTGGGCCACTGGTCGTGGCGGTAGTGCAGCGGGAGGCCCACCGACTGAAGGACCGTGCGGTGCCGGTCGGCCGTGACGTCGTCCAGCCGGCCGGCCAGGCGGCCCAGTTCGGCGGCGAAGTGCATGCCGACCGAGACGGCCGCGCCGTGCCGCCACTTGTAGCGCTCGTTCTTCTCGATGGCGTGCGCGAGCGTGTGGCCGTAGTTGAGGATCTCCCGCAGCCCCGACTCCTTCAGGTCGGACGACACCACGTCCGCCTTGACCCTGATGGAGCGCTCGATGAGCTCGGCGGTGTGCGGTCCCGCCGGGGTGCGGGCGCCCTCGGGGTCGGACTCGACGAGGTCGAGGATCACCGGGTCGGCGATGAAGCCGGCCTTGATGACCTCGGCGAGCCCGGAGACGTAGTCGTTGACCGGGAGGGAGTCCAGCGCGGCCAGGTCGCACAGCACACCGGCCGGCGGGTGGAAGGAGCCGACGAGGTTCTTGCCCTCGGCGGTGTTGATGCCGGTCTTGCCGCCGACGGCCGCGTCGACCATGGCGAGCACGGTGGTCGGGACGGCGATCCAGCGCACCCCGCGCAGCCAGGTCGCGG
The Streptomyces sp. NBC_01485 genome window above contains:
- a CDS encoding PH-like domain-containing protein, whose protein sequence is MTSAALLLAAEKESAAVTDWAARIGWVVGLGLFIALVYWLMREGWKWRGTLQGDLPELPGAPEEPGEARLTMSGRYHGSTTAGQWLDRIVAHGLGTRSRVELTLTDAGVDVVRPGATDFFIPAGALREALLGKGIAGKVLTEGGLLVVTWAHGDKLIDSGFRSDTAAEHTAWVDAINSMIKNSTIKNNTTEGAR
- a CDS encoding dihydroorotase — encoded protein: MSKILIRGAKVLGGEPQDVLIDGGTIAEVGVGLGADGAEVVEAGGKVLLPGLVDLHTHLREPGREDSETVLTGTRAAASGGFTAVFAMANTFPVADTAGVVEQVYRLGRDHGYCDVQPIGAVTVGLEGRKLAELGAMHESAAGVTVFSDDGRCVDDAVIMRRALEYVKAFGGVVAQHAQEPRLTEGAQMNEGVVSAELGLGGWPAVAEESIIARDVLLAEHVGSRVHICHLSTAGSVEIVRWAKSRGIDVTAEVTPHHLLLTDELVRSYNPVYKVNPPLRTERDVLALREALADGTIDIVATDHAPHPHEDKDCEWAAAAMGMVGLETALSVVQETMVETGLLDWAGVAERMSFKPAQIGRATGHGRPVSAGEPANLTLVDTAYRGSVDPAGFASRSRNTPYEGRELPGRVTHTWLRGKATLVDGKLT
- a CDS encoding aspartate carbamoyltransferase catalytic subunit; this encodes MQRHLISAADLTRDDAVLILDTAEEMARVADRPIKKLPTLRGRTIVNLFFEDSTRTRISFEAAEKRLSADVINFSAKGSSVSKGESLKDTAQTLEAMGVDAVVIRHGASGAPYRLATSDWIDAVVINAGDGTHQHPTQALLDAFTMRRRLIGRDAGIGQDLSGRHITIVGDILHSRVARSNVDLLHTLGAEVTLVAPPTLVPVGIESWPCEVSYDLDSTLPKSDAVMMLRVQRERMNAAFFPTEREYSRRYGLDGDRMARMPEHAIVMHPGPMVRGMEITAAVADSERCTVIEQVANGVSIRMAVLYLLLGGNEPAVSHARTTEEK
- the pyrR gene encoding bifunctional pyr operon transcriptional regulator/uracil phosphoribosyltransferase PyrR, giving the protein MDKQDIPQDPRQVDARPVLEGPDIARVLTRIAHEIVERARGADDVVLLGIPTRGVFLAQRLAAKLEEITDRKIPVGSLDITMYRDDLRMHPPRALARTEIPGDGLDGRLVVLVDDVLFSGRTIRAALDALNDIGRPRAVQLAVLVDRGHRELPIRADYVGKNLPTSLRETVKVLLAEEDGRDAVLLGVKQTAQQ
- the bldD gene encoding transcriptional regulator BldD encodes the protein MSSEYAKQLGAKLRAIRTQQGLSLHGVEEKSQGRWKAVVVGSYERGDRAVTVQRLAELADFYGVPVQELLPGTTPGGAAEPPPKLVLDLERLAHVPVEKAGPLQRYAATIQSQRGDYNGKVLSIRQDDLRTLAVIYDQSPSVLTEQLISWGVLDADARRAVSHEEN
- the nusB gene encoding transcription antitermination factor NusB, which codes for MAARNTARKRAFQILFEGDQRGADVLTVLGDWIRLSRADTRQPPVSEFTMQLVEGYAQHARRIDELISQYSVGWTLDRMPVVDRNILRLGAYELIWADETPDAVVLDEMVQLAKEFSTDESPSFVNGLLGRLKELKPSLRRE
- the efp gene encoding elongation factor P translates to MASTNDLKNGLVLKLEGGQLWSVVEFQHVKPGKGPAFVRTKLKNVLSGKVVDKTFNAGVKVETATVDKRDMQFSYMDGEYFVFMDMETYDQLMVDRKAVGDAANFLIEGFTATVAQHEGEVLFVELPAAVELVVQETEPGLQGDRSTGGTKPATLETGHQIQVPLFITTGEKIKVDTRTSDYLGRVNS
- a CDS encoding aminopeptidase P family protein, whose translation is MSEVYASRRTRLRERCNAGGSAAALISSPANVRYLAGASPHGAVLLLGRGEDLLVCTGPPDDRPGGGRPDDALRVHSLSRAGGDPAVAAADLLTARGGDSLAVEEHHLTVARHRALRSVAPRLRLGDLGGAVEQLRVVKDEEEISCLRIGAEIADQALGELLESILVGRTERHLALELERRLVDHGADGAAFATSVASGPNSGRRGHRPTDRRVEEGDFLTVCLGAAYRGYRCEIGRTFVIGTSPADWQIELYDLVFAAQRAGREALAPGAAYRDVDRAARQVLDSAGHTEGLPALMGHGVGLEIEEDPQLTPAAMGKLDACVPVTVEPGVHLPGRGGVRIDDTLVVRPEADGGPELLTITTKELLAL
- a CDS encoding Pro-rich N-terminal domain-containing protein gives rise to the protein MQHAVGSPLPPPHQPGHGPAAGWSHQPGSAPQPQPQPGYLGAPSGPAPPAPHPPVPPVPHPPAPQHAPVPPGADATGHVPLPPGGPVPMPSAPPAPTVPDPTATTLAVLLIGPAGAGKTSVAKYWADHRRVPTAHVSLDDVREWVRSGFADPQSGWNDHSEAQYRLARRTCGFAARNFLANGISCILDDAIFPDRPAVGLGGWKRHVGPGLLPVVLLPGLEVVLERNAERSGNRRLTDEEVARIHGRMAGWYGSGLPIIDNTQLDVPTTARLLDDVLARAIASPPKW
- the aroB gene encoding 3-dehydroquinate synthase is translated as MSSESVTRIRVGGSAGSEPYEVLVGRQLLGELGGLIGDRVKRVAVIHPEALAETGEALRADLAGQGYEAVAIQVPNAEEAKTAEVAAYCWKALGQSGFTRTDVVVGVGGGSTTDLAGFVAATWLRGVRWIAVPTTVLAMVDAAVGGKTGINTAEGKNLVGSFHPPAGVLCDLAALDSLPVNDYVSGLAEVIKAGFIADPVILDLVESDPEGARTPAGPHTAELIERSIRVKADVVSSDLKESGLREILNYGHTLAHAIEKNERYKWRHGAAVSVGMHFAAELGRLAGRLDDVTADRHRTVLQSVGLPLHYRHDQWPKLLENMKVDKKSRGDLLRFIVLDGLAKPTVLEGPDPAVLLAAYGEVGE